The genomic interval CGCCCAGCACCTTGTAATCGTTGTGTCCGCGGTCTCTCATGCGGAATAGGCCAACCACGCGGGTTTCGATCAGGCAGCCGGTAAACGTCGGTTCGTTGACCATCACCAAAATATCGAGCGCGTCGCCGTCCTCGGCCAGCGTTTGCGGAATAAATCCGTAGTCGCCGGGATAGTGGCTCGACGAGTACAAATACCGGTCGAGGCGAAATAGCCCCGTCTGCTTGTCGATCTCGAACTTGTTGCGGCTCCCCTTGGGAATTTCAACAATGGCATGAACCACTTCCGGCAATCGACTGCCGGGAGGAACTCGATAATAGGCATCGCGGTCGGAAATCATGGTGTGCAAGCGTGCGTATGCGGATTCTCAGGTGCAGCCGAATATCGACTGTTCAATCCGCTAGTCTAGCCGCGCGACAAGCGATTCGTCAGGGGCGAGCCGATTTAAGCCGCTAGTTATTTGAGATTACCGAGAAATCGCGATGGCCGCCGTCATCGGCATTCCTCGGCATCCATGCCTCGCATCAGAGCACTGCCGTGCCAATGCTTTTTCGACTTCGGCAACAACCCAAATTATCAGGCGGCATTCGGCTTTTTATCGGCCGCCTTTGATAGGCCGATGTGCGACATCGGAGGCTTGGCGGCAGTGGGTTGCGCCGGCGATAGATTGATCTTTGGCGGCGGCACGACACTTGAGCCGACCGGCAATGGCGGTATCGGAGTAGCCGCGGGAATGGTCTTCGATTTTGGCGGCGGCACCACCGGCGTTTCGGCTCGATGGAATTGATGCTGGGGTCGAGTCGTCGTCTCTTCAACCTTGGA from Pirellulales bacterium carries:
- a CDS encoding inorganic diphosphatase — encoded protein: MISDRDAYYRVPPGSRLPEVVHAIVEIPKGSRNKFEIDKQTGLFRLDRYLYSSSHYPGDYGFIPQTLAEDGDALDILVMVNEPTFTGCLIETRVVGLFRMRDRGHNDYKVLGVPHSDPLFDDFRDLPDVPHHFTREVEHFFGTYKQLEGVNVETLGWDNAAAAFTEVHSCVNRFRSTTR